The genomic stretch CTCAGGGTCAGCAGCTTCCTGCCTGATGCCACAATTCCAGCACGTGGGAGTCGGATCACCTTTTCCCAAGACTTGGAGCCGGACTGGATCCCAGCCAGCCCAGCAGACAGATGGAAACACACTCCACCAGCATATGGAACTCATTTCATATCATgtgtgaaaacacacacacatagcctCATCATTTAAAAGTACGACCTTCACATCAATTAAGGCGATTATGgggtatattttaaatgaaatgctaTCATACTGAAAATTACCAGATTAATGAAATAATCAACAGGAAAATTATCTATGCCAGAAAAACTACGATTAATTTTCCGAAATAGGATTAGATTGTTCATATGTATTAACCAAAAATAAGGTCTGCTTTGCAGTCGAAACCACACaaccagtttcaaaaaaaaaaaaagaaaaaagaaaggtatgGGATGTGGCATCAGTGTCTCTACACACACGGAAAGTTAGCTTTAGAAAGAGGCTGGATTCAGTCAACTAGCTAGCAGAATACAACTGTTCACACTCAACATTTGTCTGACCAAATGAAGCCATTTCCCCCCACACTGACTTGTGCGTAGACATTCTCTAATTCCAATTTGATGAATATTCTCCAATAACATAGCAATTAATTTAATAAAGGaactcaccaattttaaattgcAATAAATTTACCAAACATTTTCACTATTTATGGAGAGCTTTACAGTAAGAAAGTATCAACAAAAGCAGGCACATCCGTGTACAAAGTGTTGCTGTTGGGTGTTTTCACTTCTTCTTTCTGAATTACCAGCTGCTCTGCGTCTCCGTCTGCTCTTCCTCCGTGGGAAGTCGCCGTCCTGGGGCGCTCGCTGTGTCCCCCTCGCCTCGGACCACcaggcagagcagccccaggGTTTGGACTTGCCAAGAAAAGTGCAGTCGGGCTAGCCAAGCCCAAACATTTATTGTAAACTTGAAAATGGAATCCAGATATGAACGACACAAATAAGAAGAGAAACCTCCCAGACACAGAAATGGTCACATCAGGGGCCCCCTCCTGTGGTCACGGAGCCCGCAGAGGGAGCCAGGCCGGAGGCTGCAAAGCCACGTGGAAGAGGCGGCGCCCCTGAGGCCTGGCCCTGGACCCCGCCCCGCTGCCCGTCCTCCCTCGCCGCGGGGGTCCTGAGCGGGGCGGGGGGAACGCAAGCGCGGTCCGCGGGATGGGGGTCCGGCCCGCAGGCTCAGCAGGCCCGACGGGTTTCCCAGGGCCGCGGCGTCTCGCAGGGCGGCCGGCAGCAGTAGGGGTAGGAGGCGTTGAGGTCGGGGTCCGAGGGCGCGTACCCCGGCAGCTCCACCGACGGGTGCCCCCCGCAGCGCACCTCCGCGCCCGCCTCGTCCCGCGCGTGGAGGACGCCTACGTTGATGTAGGAGACCGCGTGGTGCGCCGCGAAGCCCGCGCAGTCCCCGGGGGCGGCCAGGTCCGACTCCTCCGGGGACAGGATGGAGGCCTCGCTCGGCCGCGGCTGCAGCCGCCGCCCCCGCCGGCCCCGCCGGCCCCGGCGCGCCCGAGAGGCGGGCGGCTGCGCGCGGAGCCCGGAGCCGCCGCGGGGCCGCGCCAGGGCCCGGCCTCCCCTCCGCCTGCCGCGCCGACCGCGCCGGGCCTGCGACGACTTGTAGTTCTTGACgagcaggaggctgagcaggcccAGCAGGCACTCGAGCGAGTTGAAGACGGTGGAGAGCACCAGGCCGCGCTGGTAGTCCTTCAGCTGGCGGCACTTGGCGGACGTGGCGCTGTCCAGGGTGCTGCGAGCGCGCGGAGCGCCGGGGGCCGAGCCCGGGGCCGAGCCGGGGGTTGAACCTGGGGCCGAGCCGGGGCTCGAGCCTGGCGCCCGCGGGGGCAGGCAGTAGTGCGAGTACTTGCGCTCCACCAGGGACACGGTGTCGCCGTCGATCACGGCGCCCGCAAATGCGCTGAGGACCCCGAGCATGAAGACCAGGACGCCGAGCAGAAGCAGGTTCTGGCTGCTCACCGGCCCCGGGGCCCCGGCCGCGGCCCCCGGCTCGCCCGGCGCGGCCTCGGGAGCTCCCGCCGGCGCCGCGGGGACCCCCAAACCCGGGCCCGGCTCCGACCCCGCAAGGGGCGCGTCCCGGGGTCCGCAGCAGAGCAGGGCGGCGCCGAGCAGCGAGAGGCCGGCGGCCAGCAGCAGCCCGGAGTAGAAGGCGCCGGCGGCGGCCCCCAGGCGGAACGGCTCCCCGCGCAGCTCCGAGCCCAACGAGAAGCACTTGAGGCCGACGGCGGCGGCGCTGAGCGCGCAGGcgagcaggaggcaggaggagagcgCGGCGCAGGCCCCGCGGACGCTCCACTTCATCCTCCGCGCCCGAGCCGGCCCGCACCCCGCgcgcccgccgccgcccgccgccgcccccgccgcctGCGCCTCCTCCCGGCGCCGCGCGGCCGGACCGCCggcctcctcctcatcctcccgcGTCCTCCCGggcccgcgccgccgccgccgccgccgccggagcccgcatcctccgcctcccgccgccgccgccgaagCCGCCGCGACCCCGCGCCGGGAACCGATGCGGCGCAGAGACCGCAGGGCGCGCGCCCCCTCCCCAGCCCGCGGGGCCCCTCCCAGGACGCTCGttcccccccaaccccccaccccgcccGCGGCCCCGCGCGCCTCGCCCTGGCGCCGCCCTTCCCCGCCCCCGGCAGCCCCTGCCACCCCCGGGACGcccctccgcctcctcctcccgGAGCGGGGGCCCCTGGCCGCGTCTCTCCGCCTTCCCTCCCTATCCGGCGCGGGCCGCTGCGGAAACGCAGCTCTCCACCCCCAGCTGGCT from Symphalangus syndactylus isolate Jambi chromosome 16, NHGRI_mSymSyn1-v2.1_pri, whole genome shotgun sequence encodes the following:
- the TMEM271 gene encoding transmembrane protein 271 codes for the protein MKWSVRGACAALSSCLLLACALSAAAVGLKCFSLGSELRGEPFRLGAAAGAFYSGLLLAAGLSLLGAALLCCGPRDAPLAGSEPGPGLGVPAAPAGAPEAAPGEPGAAAGAPGPVSSQNLLLLGVLVFMLGVLSAFAGAVIDGDTVSLVERKYSHYCLPPRAPGSSPGSAPGSTPGSAPGSAPGAPRARSTLDSATSAKCRQLKDYQRGLVLSTVFNSLECLLGLLSLLLVKNYKSSQARRGRRGRRRGGRALARPRGGSGLRAQPPASRARRGRRGRRGRRLQPRPSEASILSPEESDLAAPGDCAGFAAHHAVSYINVGVLHARDEAGAEVRCGGHPSVELPGYAPSDPDLNASYPYCCRPPCETPRPWETRRAC